The following is a genomic window from Bacillus sp. V2I10.
GGTTAAGGAAAAGTTTCTTGAGTTAAATGAACTGAAAACCTTTCTACGTATCACAAAAGACCATGGATTATATCTAGACTATCTATGTTTTGCTACTTTGGCATATACCGGTATGCGTTTAGGAGAAATGGTAGCATTAAAATGGACAGACCTGGACTTTACCAAGAAAACAATAAGAATCACAAAGACTTACTATAATCCAAATAACAAATGTACAGGTTATCAACTCCTAACCCCAAAAACAAAAAAGTCAATCCGCACAATAATGATTGACGATGGACTTGTCGCCTTATTCAAAGCACACAAGCGTGAGCAGATGGAATTGAAAATGAAACAACGGTTAGTATATGAGGATCAAGATTTCATTTTTGCAGAAAACATCGGTCATCCGAGGGTTATGAAGCAAATGGTATTGCGTTTAAAGCGTTTAATGAAGCATTTGGATGTAGACAAGCATATTACCCCTCACAGCTTTAGACATACTCATACATCCCTTCTCATTGAAGCTGGGGCAGGCGTAAAAGAGATTCAAGAAAGATTAGGGCATTCAGATATAAACACAACGATGAACATTTACGCTCATATGACAAAAAATATCGAAGAAAAGACCTCCCATAAGTTCAGTGAACTTACGAAAGGTCTCCTCTAATTGGTGAAGTAAAGTTGTCTCAAAAATTGAAAGTTAGCAAAAAGTTAGCATTTCACTAATATCCACCTTACAAACCCCTATATACCAAGGGTTCTAGGCGATGATTACATCATGCCGCCCATACCACCCATGCCGCCCATATCAGGCATTGCAGGAGCATTTTCTTCAGGCTTGTCAGCAACAACTGCTTCAGTTGTTAAGAACATAGCCGCTACAGATGCAGCGTTTTGAAGAGCTGAACGAGTTACTTTTGTTGGGTCAACGATACCAGCTTCGATCATGTTTACCCAAGCGCCAGTTGCAGCGTTGAAGCCAGTTCCTACTTCAGCATGCTTTAGACGCTCAACGATAACTGAGCCTTCAAGACCAGCGTTGTGTGCGATTTGGCGTACTGGCTCTTCAAGAGCACGCAATACGATGTTTACGCCTGTTGCGAAATCGCCTTCGCCTTCTACTGATGCTACTTTGTTGTATACATTTACAAGGGCAGTACCACCGCCTGATACGATGCCTTCTTCTACTGCAGCACGAGTAGAGTTAAGTGCATCTTCAATGCGTAGTTTGCGCTCTTTTAATTCTGTTTCAGTTGCAGCACCAACTTTGATGACTGCTACACCGCCAGCTAGTTTAGCTAGACGCTCTTGTAATTTTTCTTTATCGAACTCAGAAGTTGTTTCTTCTAATTGAGCACGGATTTGTTTTACGCGGCCTGCAATTTTGTCAGACTCTCCAGCACCTTCAACGATTGTAGTATTTTCTTTTGTAACTACAACTTTAGAAGCGCGGCCAAGTTGAGCGATGTTCGCTGATTTAAGATCTAAGCCTAGATCTTCAGTGATCACTTCTCCGCCAGTAAGTACTGAGATATCTTCAAGCATTGCTTTACGGCGGTCGCCGAATCCTGGAGCTTTAACAGCTACTGCATTGAATGTTCCGCGAAGTTTGTTCACTACTAATGTAGCAAGTGCTTCACCTTCAACATCTTCAGCAATCAATAATAGAGGCTTGCCTTGTTGTACAACTTGTTCTAATACAGGCAGGATCTCTTGGATGTTTGTGATTTTTTTGTCTGTGATCAAGATGTATGGGTTGTCAAGGACAGCTTCCATTTTATCTGAATCAGTTACCATGTAAGGAGATGCATATCCGCGGTCGAATTGCATACCTTCAACCACTTCAAGCTCAGTAGTGAAGCCTTTTGATTCTTCGATTGTGATAACGCCGTCGTTTCCAACGCGCTCCATAGCTTCAGCAATCAATTGGCCAACTTCATCGTCAGCAGAAGAAATCGCAGCTACTTGAGCAATGGATTCTTTGCTTTCGATTGGTTTAGAGATAGCCTTTAATTCTTCCGTTGCAACAATAACAGCTTTTTCAATACCTTTGCGGATACCCATTGGGTTAGCACCAGCTGTTACGTTTTTAAGACCTTCGCGGATCATTGCCTGAGCAAGAACCGTTGCAGTTGTTGTTCCGTCACCGGCAACATCGTTTGTTTTGCTTGCAACTTCAGCAACAAGCTTTGCACCCATGTTTTCGAATGCATCTTCAAGCTCGATTTCTTTTGCAATTGTCACACCGTCATTTGTAATAAGCGGAGAACCGAATTTCTTTTCAAGAACCACGTTGCGTCCTTTTGGTCCAAGCGTAACTTTAACTGCATTAGCGAGTGCATCAACCCCGCGCAGCATTGCGCGGCGAGCGTCTTCACTGAATTTAATGTCTTTAGCCATGTTCCATTACCTCCTAAGAATGATGTTTTCTATGATATTGGAAATTTTATAAATTAGCCGATAACTGCTAAAATGTCGCTTTCGCGTAAGATTAAGTATTCAGAACCCTCATATTTTACTTCTGTACCAGAGTATTTTGAGAAGATGATGCGATCGCCTTCTGCAACTTCAAGAGCAACACGCTCACCGTTGTCAAGCACACGACCAGTACCTACTGCCACTACTTTGCCTTCTTGCGGTTTTTCTTTGGCACTATCCGGCAGTACGATCCCACTAGCAGTTTTTTCTTCAGATTGTACAAGCTCAATTACGACACGATCACCTAATGGCTTTAACAAGTGAAACAACCTCCTCAAGATTTCATTAATTTAAATTTTCATTTTATTAGCACTCATATGTCTTGAGTGCTAACACAAGTATTATATTATATAATCTCTCATTCAAATTCAAGTAATATGTTAAAAAAAATTGAAATCCTTTTCTTTATGCCGGTTTCACATGTTTATAGCCATTCCTGCATACCCTATAGGCGTTATCTTCCTACATCATGCCTGATTTATGGTACAATTATGCCTAGCTGAAAATTTGCTATTACTGACTTAAACCATCCGGCACGTTAAAGGAGTCGTTCAATTGAAGAAAGAATACTGGCTTATTATTTTGACATATATAGTCATGCAGTTTTCAGGCATTCTCGGCATTCCTCTTCTGCTTAAGCTTGGCGTCGGAGAGGATCAATCGCTCCGCATGGCGCAGATTACAGCATCAGGCTATTGGACGGTGTTCAGCTTTGCAGCTGCCTTTGTAATCGTTCTGCTTCTGCTCCGCAGCCACTTTAAAAGCAATGAACTCAGGGGCGATGCCGCTCCCGCCGGTCCTTCTATCTTATGGGCTGTCGGAGGTGTGTTTATGGCACTTTCTGTTCAGGTGATCGCAGCCAATATTGAGATTCAGGTATTTGGCATTGAAGGCGAATCAGAAAATACGAAAGTCATAATGGAAGTATTGAAGGTTACGCCTTTGCTCATAGTCGTTACTTCCATCATAGGTCCTATCCTGGAAGAGATTATTTTCAGAAAAATTTTATTCGGCGCTTTGTATCAGCGCATTCATTTCTTTTTGTCGGCACTCATCAGTTCGATTGTATTCGCACTAGTTCACGGTGAACCTCAGCATCTACTTCTTTATGGATCAATGGGGTTTGTGTTTGCTTTTCTATATGTAAAAACAAAGCGCCTCCTGGTTCCTATTTTTGCCCATGTTGCGATGAATACGTTTGTTGTCATTCTGCAATCGAACCGGGAACAGCTTGAGGAAATGCTGAAACAGGCAGAACAAATGCAATTTATTTTTGGAGGCATGTAAGCATGAGAACAAGCCCAATTTCAATGGGGATCTTTTACTTGGCGATGGGTATTCTTTTTACCTATCTCGCCGTAAACAGTTCAGAAAGCGGGATCTGGTCGTTTCCGACAATCCTGCTAATGCTAATCGCGACGTTTGATCTTGGAGTCGCATTTAGAATGTTTAATCTCACTTTCAAAGTCAAAGCGAAGAAAAAATAGAAAGAAGGGTGGTCCTGCAGACAGGATCACCCTTCTTTATTTGCTTCTTCAAACTGAATCCGCTGCGCCTTGCGGTAAGCAAACCTTGAGACCACAATACTTATTTCATACAGGATAAACAGAGGCACGGAAACCATTAGATGCGAGACAAGCTCCGGCGGTGTAATTAACGCTGCAATAACAAGCAGAATGAAGTACGCATATTTTCGGGTTTTCACGAGGAACATCGGTGTTACGATGCCGAGCCTCGTTAAGAACATAATGACAACCGGGAGCTGAAACAGCAGTCCAAATGGCACTGTCAGCTGAATTAAAAACTGAAAGTATTCGTTGATTCCAATGACTTGATTAATCTCTAAATCATCGGACATACGCTCCATGAAATCTACGACAAATGGAAAGAGCAAAAAATACGAGAAGCTTATGCCTGTGAGAAAAAGTCCAATTGAAATTGGAATATAGCTCAGCGTGACCCGCCTTTCCTTTTCGTAGAGGCCTGGGCTTACAAATGCCCATAGCTGATAGAGAATGATCGGCGATGTAATAATAAAGGCAATGATAAACGCGAATTGCATATAGACCATAAGCGGATCGGTCATTCGGAATGAATTCAGCGTTAAACTCTGAGCTTCATTCGTATGCTGTAAATAGATGATAATCGGCTTTGCTAATAAAAAGCCGGCAATCACAGAGAGGAAAAGGAAAAAGACTGTAATGATCAGCCTTTTCCGAAGCTCTGCAATGTGATCGATAACCGACATTTCGTTTTGTTTCATGACAGCTTTCATCCTATCTTACTTCTCTTCTTTCTTTTTATCTTCATCGTCGTCCGCTAGACCCTTCGTTGCATGCTTAAATTCCCGCAATGAGTTGCCAATTGCTTTACCAAGCTCAGGCAGCTTCTTTGGCCCAAAGATTAATAGTGCTGCAAAAACGATCAGCAGCAAACTTCCAAAACCGATATTCGGCATATCATTCACCTCAATTCCTAAGCGTTAGGATAGTGCTTCAAAAAGTACACGAGCGATTGCAGCTCTACTGCTAAATCGATATGATGAATTCTGATTTCCTCCGGTACATTTAATCTAGCAGGAGTAAAATTAAGAATTCCCTTAATTCCTTTTGCAATCAGCCTGTCCGTAATGGGCTGGGCAGCCTGTGCCGGAACCGTTAAAATAGCCACGGTCACATCCTCAGGCAGGTGTTCTTCAAGATCAGCCAAATTATAAATGGGAACATCGCCGATTTCAGTGCCGATCTTCTTCTCGTCGACATCAAAGGCAAGTGAGATTAACGTATTATTGTTCTTCGTAAAATTATAATGCAAAAAGGCTGTGCCGAGATTACCGACACCAATTAAGGTAACCTTCGTCACCTCATCCTGATCGAGCGTTTTTCTGAAAAAAGAAAGTAGATAATTAACATTATACCCATATCCTTTTTTCCCAAGGGCTCCAAAGTAGGAAAAATCCCTGCGGATCGTGGCAGAATCCACTTTCACAGCATCACTCAGCTCTGCAGAAGAGACACGCTGCTTGCCTGATGCATGCAGATTCTTTAAAAAACGATAGTATAAAGGCAAGCGCTTAGCAGTAGCTTGCGGAATTTTCGATTGTTCAATGTTGTTCACATTCTATCCCCCACATTCAAAGCTACAGGTTCATCTCGTGTATAATCCCCGCTTTTCCCGCCTGTTTTTACAGACAGATAGGCAGGTCCGATGATTAACCCTTTATCCAGTGCTTTACACATATCATACACGGTCAGGGCGCAGACTGAAGCAGAAGTTAGCGCTTCCATTTCCACACCTGTACTTCCTGTTGTTTTCACAGCTGCGGCTATCATCAGATGGAAAAGTCCGTTCTCTTTTTTCCATTCAAACTCAATATCGATTCCCTTGAGCGGGATCGGGTGGCACATTGGAATGATATTCCATGTGTTTTTAGCAGCCATTATGCCGGCCACCTGTGCGACCGCCAGCACGTCTCCTTTTTGAAGCTTGTGATTTACGATTTGTTCATAGACATGTTCCTTCATAACAACGCTTGAAACAGCAACAGCGGTGCGCACAGAATCATGTTTATTCGATATATCAACCATTTTGGCTCTGCCCTGCTGGTTAAAATGAGTAAAATTTGACATCTTTTAACGCTCCTCATACTAGACTATACACTATTTTTACTAATCTGTCTTTTTACTTATTGTGACAAATGTTCGCACCCAAAAAGGTACAATCATTGCGGCTCACTCTTCGATAAGCTACACTTAAATTATCATAGCCTGAGGTGAAAATACATGATTTTGCTACAAATAAACCAGCTGACGAAATATTTTGCAGCTGATCTTATATTATCGAATATCAAACTTGAAGTTCAAACACGGGATAAAATTGCCCTTGTCGGACGGAACGGGGCCGGGAAATCAACCCTGCTCAAAATTATTGCGGGTCAGCTTTCTTACGAATCCGGAGAGATCATTAAGCCAAAAGGTGTAACGATTGGGTACCTTGCGCAGGATACAGGTCTCGAATCTACTCTATCTATTTGGGATGAAATGGTTTCTGTGTTTCAGTTTTTAAAAGATATGGAGCAATCCATGCGTGATCTTGAAAAAAAAATGGCAAATACTGATCCCGCAGAGCGGGAATTTGAACAATATTTAAAAGAATACGACCGTCTGCAAATTGAGTTTAAAGAAAAAGGCGGCTATCAATATGAGGCAGATATCCGTTCTGTTCTTCATGGTCTCGGATTTGCTGAATTCGATGTCTCATCTCCTATCCAGCGTTTGAGCGGAGGCCAGAAAACGCGTCTTGCCCTTGGAAAGCTGCTTTTGACAAGTCCTGACTTATTAGTTCTGGATGAGCCGACAAACCACCTGGATATTGAAACGCTGTCCTGGCTTGAGCAATATCTTCAAAGCTACAGCGGAGCGATATTAATCGTTTCCCATGACCGATATTTTCTTGATAAAGTAGTGAACCAGGTCTACGAAATCTCCAGGAATACAAGCATCAAATACACCGGCAACTACAGCCGCTACCTTGAGCAAAGCGCTGAAAACTTTGAGCGCGAATTAAAATTGTACGAAAAACAGCAGGATGAAGTGGCAAAATTAAAAGATTTCATCCAGAAAAATATGGCCAGAGCGTCTACCACAAAACGCGCTCAAAGCCGGAGAAAAAAACTGGACCGCATGGAATTGATGGACAGGCCGCAGGGCGACGAGAAATCAGCTCACTTCCGGTTCGATATTGAAAGGCAAAGCGGCAACGATGTGCTGAAAGCAAAGGATATTGCTGTATCTTATAATGGCTCAGACCCAATCATTTCAAACGTTTCTTTTTCCATATCAAGAGGTGACAGCATTGCTCTTGTCGGCCCAAATGGAGTCGGCAAATCGACGCTTTTAAAAACAATCATTGATAAGATGGCTCCATTAAAAGGAGCATTTGAAATAGGGTCAGGCGTGAAGATTGGATACTACGATCAGGAGCAGGCGAATTTAACTTCGAATAAACGTGTGCTTGATGAATTGTGGGATGAATATCCGATGCTGAATGAAAAAGAAATCCGGACTGTGCTCGGCAATTTTCTTTTTTCTGGTGACGATGTTTTAAAGAATGTTTCTACTTTAAGCGGCGGGCAAAAAGCAAGATTAGCTCTTGCTAAGCTAATGCTTCAAAAGGCAAATCTGCTTATCCTTGATGAGCCGACAAACCATCTCGATCTGGACAGCAAAGAAGTGCTGGAAAATGCCCTGATTGATTACCCTGGCACAATACTATTTGTCTCCCACGACAGATATTTCATTAATCGCATTGCTACAAAAGTATACGAACTTTCAGCAAGCGGCGTTAATGAATACCTGGGGGACTATGATTACTATCAATCTAAAAAGGCAGAACAGCTGGAGCTTGCAGCTCTTGATGCGGTCCCTGATCTGAAGCCGAAAGAAAATCAAAATAAGCTATCCTATGAACAAGATAAAGAAGCGAAAAAACTGGCAAGACAAAAACAAAGAAGACTGCAGGAAGTAGAAGAGCGAATCTCGTTCGTTGAACAGCAGATCGAGAAGAATGAAGAGCTGTTATGTGATCCGGAGATTTATCAAAATCATACTAAGGTACAGGAAATCAACACGGAAAACGGAGGTTATCAAGAAGAACTCGAAAATCTAATGAATGAATGGGAACAGCTTCAGGAGGATTAACAGCTTTGTACACAAATTAAAAAACTCAGTGCCTATTATGGCACTGAGTTTTTTAGTTATCCACACTAAAAAATCTTATTTTATAGGGTTTCCACTCTTTTATTCACATTATCCACAAGATAGAGTTCTTTTATCCACATTGTCCACAGGTTATCCAATGCTTATTCAACAAGCTTTTCTAAAAGCGGAAAAAGGTTATTAGACAGCGTGTGGATAACATGTTAATACACCATATTAACTCGGTAATTCCAGTCCAGGATTCGCATTCATTCTCAAATTGCCTCTATGGCCTTTTTCAAAAAGGACACTCCCTGCAGCAGCAATCATGGCAGCATTGTCTGTACATAGAGATAATGGCGGAATCAGTAATTCTACGCCCTGAAATTCTTTAAACTTCTCTTCTAAAGCTGCTCTTAAACCGCGATTTGCTGCTACACCTCCAGCAAGAAGGACCTGCTTTACTTGGTATTTCTCAGCTGCTGATGCTGTTTTAGTGACAAGAACATCGATGACGCTTGCCTGAAAGCTTGCGGCTAAATCATGAGGATCAATCACTTCACCTCGCTGCTCTGCATTATGAAGAGTATTGATGACAGCTGATTTCAAACCGCTGAAGCTAAAGTTGTAAGAATCCGGCTCAAGCCAGGCTCTAGGTAAATTGATGACTGGAGATCCTTCCGCTGCCATCCGGTCTATATGAGGCCCACCCGGATAAGGCAGATGGAGAGTTCTTGCCACTTTGTCATACGCTTCTCCTGCGGCATCATCAAGCGTTTCTCCTATTACTTCAAACGATCCATGTTCTTTCATAAAAACAAGTTCAGTATGTCCGCCGGATACAACAAGCGACAGCAAAGGAAACTGCAGTTCAGAGATCAGCTGGTTAGCGTAGATATGCCCTGCAATATGATGAACGCCTATTAATGGCATCTGATGGGCAAATGCCAGCGCTTTTGCTGCATTGACTCCTATCAAAAGCGCTCCAACAAGACCCGGCCCTTCAGTAACGGCGATGGCATCCAGGTCTTTAAATGTCATTTCAGCCTGCTGCATCGCTTCTTCAAGCACAAGTGTCAGCTGTTCAACATGATGTCTCGATGCGATCTCAGGTACAACACCGCCAAAACGTTTATGGCTTTCAATTTGAGAAGCGACAACATTCGAAATGATTTCCCGCCCGTTTTTCACAATAGATACGGCCGTTTCATCACAGCTTGTCTCTATTCCTAATATATATTGATCTTTTTCTGTCATTTTAAATTCACCCACATTACTAACGCATCTTCCCCGTTATCTGTATAATACCGTTTTCTAATCCCGCCGGGCTGGAAACCGAGCTTGGTGTACAAAGATTGCGCTACATGATTTGAGACTCTTACTTCTAGAGAAATTTTACCTGCACCATACTCCTTTGCCATTCCGATTGCCTGTTTCAGCAAAGTTTCTCCAATCTTATTCCCTCTGAAACCGGGCAAAACGGCGATGTTCGTTACTTGAGCCTCATCCATAATGATCCAAAGTCCACAATACCCGATAATCTTTTGATCAAATTCTACAACAAGATATTTAGCAAAATGATTTTGAGTTAATTCATTGTGAAAGGATGCCTTCAGCCAAGGTGTTGCAAAGGATTGTGTTTCTATTTCATAAACAGCATCAATATCATCTACATTCATAAGCCGAATCTTGATTGTATCCTGTTCCTGCTTCAACCTTCTCACCCACTTATTTCTGTTGTTCGAGCCACTTTACTTCTGCCTCTGCTAAACGGATATAGTTCGGCACGAAGGTATGTACATCCTCAGGCTCTTTCATCAAGCCGATTTTACCAAGCATTGCCGGTCTTGGATTATGCTCGGTCATACTAGCAAACACTGCCTGATCCCCCAGGACTTCAACGATTGACTCCTGATGCAGGCTAACGTCATTCCCGATGAAAAGAATTTGCTTCTCTTCCTTTTTTAATTCTAAAAGCCAATCAGACAGCAGGAGATTTTGATCATTTCTTCTATTAAAAAGCTCCCCATCTGCATACTCATACAGCCCTGTATACACCTGACCGCGCCGTGCATCAAAAACCGGGCAGATATAGCCATTAAAATAGCTTCCGCCAGCTGCAAGGACCTCAAGACTTGAAACACTGGCAAGCGGAATATTCAACGTCCACGCAAGCGTTTTAGCTATGCTGACACCAATTCGGAGGCCGGTATAAGATCCAGGCCCTCCCGCAACAATGACACGATCGAGCTCATCAGGTTTGATTTCGCATTCCTGCATAAGCCATTCAACCGCCGGCATCGCCCGGACCGAATGATTCTGCTTAATGTTTGTTACATATTCTCCGATCACTTTGGTGTCATCCACTATGGCAACACCAAGCGTCAAATTGGACGTATCAATCGCTATTGCTTTCATCTATAAGCTCCTTATATAAACCTAAATAGTGATTCCCGATAGGTACAAAGATAATTTCACGGGATTCGTCGTCCACACGAAGGATGCGAATACCAAGACGATCGGGAGGAAGCTGCTCCTGAATAAGATGTGCCCATTCAACAACAGTGACGCCATCTCCTTCAAAAAACTCCTCAAAACCTAAGTCCTCATGGCTGTCTTCCATCCGGTATACGTCCATATGATAAAGTGGCAGTCTCCCGTCCCGGTATTCCTTCATAATCGTAAATGTCGGGCTGTTTACGTTTTTCCGGATCCCCATTCCTTTGGCTAAACCCTTTGTAAACGTAGTTTTCCCGGCTC
Proteins encoded in this region:
- a CDS encoding site-specific integrase; the protein is MAHILKRGDKWAYMVNVAKDPVTGKRRQITKSGFKTKKEAQLAANKVEDAIANGGVFQESNITFEEFATEWLSYYGHQVKISSVRARKIAMKHLIYSWQNTPLKKITRHMYQTRIDELSKQFSHNYIDSIHTTGNMIFKHAIRQDLIKTNPTYGFVMPKKHVTVEDIEEEEVKEKFLELNELKTFLRITKDHGLYLDYLCFATLAYTGMRLGEMVALKWTDLDFTKKTIRITKTYYNPNNKCTGYQLLTPKTKKSIRTIMIDDGLVALFKAHKREQMELKMKQRLVYEDQDFIFAENIGHPRVMKQMVLRLKRLMKHLDVDKHITPHSFRHTHTSLLIEAGAGVKEIQERLGHSDINTTMNIYAHMTKNIEEKTSHKFSELTKGLL
- the groL gene encoding chaperonin GroEL (60 kDa chaperone family; promotes refolding of misfolded polypeptides especially under stressful conditions; forms two stacked rings of heptamers to form a barrel-shaped 14mer; ends can be capped by GroES; misfolded proteins enter the barrel where they are refolded when GroES binds); this encodes MAKDIKFSEDARRAMLRGVDALANAVKVTLGPKGRNVVLEKKFGSPLITNDGVTIAKEIELEDAFENMGAKLVAEVASKTNDVAGDGTTTATVLAQAMIREGLKNVTAGANPMGIRKGIEKAVIVATEELKAISKPIESKESIAQVAAISSADDEVGQLIAEAMERVGNDGVITIEESKGFTTELEVVEGMQFDRGYASPYMVTDSDKMEAVLDNPYILITDKKITNIQEILPVLEQVVQQGKPLLLIAEDVEGEALATLVVNKLRGTFNAVAVKAPGFGDRRKAMLEDISVLTGGEVITEDLGLDLKSANIAQLGRASKVVVTKENTTIVEGAGESDKIAGRVKQIRAQLEETTSEFDKEKLQERLAKLAGGVAVIKVGAATETELKERKLRIEDALNSTRAAVEEGIVSGGGTALVNVYNKVASVEGEGDFATGVNIVLRALEEPVRQIAHNAGLEGSVIVERLKHAEVGTGFNAATGAWVNMIEAGIVDPTKVTRSALQNAASVAAMFLTTEAVVADKPEENAPAMPDMGGMGGMGGMM
- the groES gene encoding co-chaperone GroES, translated to MLKPLGDRVVIELVQSEEKTASGIVLPDSAKEKPQEGKVVAVGTGRVLDNGERVALEVAEGDRIIFSKYSGTEVKYEGSEYLILRESDILAVIG
- a CDS encoding CPBP family intramembrane glutamic endopeptidase is translated as MKKEYWLIILTYIVMQFSGILGIPLLLKLGVGEDQSLRMAQITASGYWTVFSFAAAFVIVLLLLRSHFKSNELRGDAAPAGPSILWAVGGVFMALSVQVIAANIEIQVFGIEGESENTKVIMEVLKVTPLLIVVTSIIGPILEEIIFRKILFGALYQRIHFFLSALISSIVFALVHGEPQHLLLYGSMGFVFAFLYVKTKRLLVPIFAHVAMNTFVVILQSNREQLEEMLKQAEQMQFIFGGM
- a CDS encoding YdiK family protein, encoding MRTSPISMGIFYLAMGILFTYLAVNSSESGIWSFPTILLMLIATFDLGVAFRMFNLTFKVKAKKK
- the tatC gene encoding twin-arginine translocase subunit TatC → MKQNEMSVIDHIAELRKRLIITVFFLFLSVIAGFLLAKPIIIYLQHTNEAQSLTLNSFRMTDPLMVYMQFAFIIAFIITSPIILYQLWAFVSPGLYEKERRVTLSYIPISIGLFLTGISFSYFLLFPFVVDFMERMSDDLEINQVIGINEYFQFLIQLTVPFGLLFQLPVVIMFLTRLGIVTPMFLVKTRKYAYFILLVIAALITPPELVSHLMVSVPLFILYEISIVVSRFAYRKAQRIQFEEANKEG
- a CDS encoding twin-arginine translocase TatA/TatE family subunit, with amino-acid sequence MPNIGFGSLLLIVFAALLIFGPKKLPELGKAIGNSLREFKHATKGLADDDEDKKKEEK
- a CDS encoding redox-sensing transcriptional repressor Rex, whose amino-acid sequence is MNNIEQSKIPQATAKRLPLYYRFLKNLHASGKQRVSSAELSDAVKVDSATIRRDFSYFGALGKKGYGYNVNYLLSFFRKTLDQDEVTKVTLIGVGNLGTAFLHYNFTKNNNTLISLAFDVDEKKIGTEIGDVPIYNLADLEEHLPEDVTVAILTVPAQAAQPITDRLIAKGIKGILNFTPARLNVPEEIRIHHIDLAVELQSLVYFLKHYPNA
- the moaC gene encoding cyclic pyranopterin monophosphate synthase MoaC → MSNFTHFNQQGRAKMVDISNKHDSVRTAVAVSSVVMKEHVYEQIVNHKLQKGDVLAVAQVAGIMAAKNTWNIIPMCHPIPLKGIDIEFEWKKENGLFHLMIAAAVKTTGSTGVEMEALTSASVCALTVYDMCKALDKGLIIGPAYLSVKTGGKSGDYTRDEPVALNVGDRM
- a CDS encoding ABC-F family ATP-binding cassette domain-containing protein; its protein translation is MILLQINQLTKYFAADLILSNIKLEVQTRDKIALVGRNGAGKSTLLKIIAGQLSYESGEIIKPKGVTIGYLAQDTGLESTLSIWDEMVSVFQFLKDMEQSMRDLEKKMANTDPAEREFEQYLKEYDRLQIEFKEKGGYQYEADIRSVLHGLGFAEFDVSSPIQRLSGGQKTRLALGKLLLTSPDLLVLDEPTNHLDIETLSWLEQYLQSYSGAILIVSHDRYFLDKVVNQVYEISRNTSIKYTGNYSRYLEQSAENFERELKLYEKQQDEVAKLKDFIQKNMARASTTKRAQSRRKKLDRMELMDRPQGDEKSAHFRFDIERQSGNDVLKAKDIAVSYNGSDPIISNVSFSISRGDSIALVGPNGVGKSTLLKTIIDKMAPLKGAFEIGSGVKIGYYDQEQANLTSNKRVLDELWDEYPMLNEKEIRTVLGNFLFSGDDVLKNVSTLSGGQKARLALAKLMLQKANLLILDEPTNHLDLDSKEVLENALIDYPGTILFVSHDRYFINRIATKVYELSASGVNEYLGDYDYYQSKKAEQLELAALDAVPDLKPKENQNKLSYEQDKEAKKLARQKQRRLQEVEERISFVEQQIEKNEELLCDPEIYQNHTKVQEINTENGGYQEELENLMNEWEQLQED
- the tsaD gene encoding tRNA (adenosine(37)-N6)-threonylcarbamoyltransferase complex transferase subunit TsaD — encoded protein: MTEKDQYILGIETSCDETAVSIVKNGREIISNVVASQIESHKRFGGVVPEIASRHHVEQLTLVLEEAMQQAEMTFKDLDAIAVTEGPGLVGALLIGVNAAKALAFAHQMPLIGVHHIAGHIYANQLISELQFPLLSLVVSGGHTELVFMKEHGSFEVIGETLDDAAGEAYDKVARTLHLPYPGGPHIDRMAAEGSPVINLPRAWLEPDSYNFSFSGLKSAVINTLHNAEQRGEVIDPHDLAASFQASVIDVLVTKTASAAEKYQVKQVLLAGGVAANRGLRAALEEKFKEFQGVELLIPPLSLCTDNAAMIAAAGSVLFEKGHRGNLRMNANPGLELPS
- the rimI gene encoding ribosomal protein S18-alanine N-acetyltransferase, with the translated sequence MKQEQDTIKIRLMNVDDIDAVYEIETQSFATPWLKASFHNELTQNHFAKYLVVEFDQKIIGYCGLWIIMDEAQVTNIAVLPGFRGNKIGETLLKQAIGMAKEYGAGKISLEVRVSNHVAQSLYTKLGFQPGGIRKRYYTDNGEDALVMWVNLK
- the tsaB gene encoding tRNA (adenosine(37)-N6)-threonylcarbamoyltransferase complex dimerization subunit type 1 TsaB, which codes for MKAIAIDTSNLTLGVAIVDDTKVIGEYVTNIKQNHSVRAMPAVEWLMQECEIKPDELDRVIVAGGPGSYTGLRIGVSIAKTLAWTLNIPLASVSSLEVLAAGGSYFNGYICPVFDARRGQVYTGLYEYADGELFNRRNDQNLLLSDWLLELKKEEKQILFIGNDVSLHQESIVEVLGDQAVFASMTEHNPRPAMLGKIGLMKEPEDVHTFVPNYIRLAEAEVKWLEQQK
- the tsaE gene encoding tRNA (adenosine(37)-N6)-threonylcarbamoyltransferase complex ATPase subunit type 1 TsaE, which codes for MTKHTVKTNSPDETTKLAVRLGELVKPGDVITLEGDLGAGKTTFTKGLAKGMGIRKNVNSPTFTIMKEYRDGRLPLYHMDVYRMEDSHEDLGFEEFFEGDGVTVVEWAHLIQEQLPPDRLGIRILRVDDESREIIFVPIGNHYLGLYKELIDESNSD